A genomic window from Trueperaceae bacterium includes:
- the hisS gene encoding histidine--tRNA ligase — MKARSVKGTSDVLPEQQEAWRRVEAAAERVLGNAGAGRVTVPLFEYAEVFEKSVGESSDIVVQKEMYVFEDRGGRVLALRPELTAGIMRAFVEHGMHTRPLPVKLWGTGAAFRAENVQRGRYRQFHQVDYEVVGSDSPLADAEAVHLMYEVLSACGLTRHVMLVGSVGDPEDRAAYNAYLRERLEPHRAELSPVSRERLRLNPMRVLDSKDEGDQRLIAELERPLDRLGEASRAHFEQVRRYLDDWGVPYRVDKGLVRGLDYYRRTAWEAHHEGIGAQSALGGGGRYDGLLKLLGGPDLPATGWAFGVERVLDALGEEGATSPGERAPHLFIVPLDDEAVGEAAALAVRLRRRGRVEYAYQRRAPGKGLSEADRRGATHAALRGESERAQGVWQLKDLASGEQRAASEADLSALLESPA; from the coding sequence ATGAAGGCTAGGTCCGTCAAGGGCACGAGCGACGTCCTGCCGGAGCAGCAGGAGGCGTGGCGCCGCGTCGAGGCGGCCGCCGAGCGCGTCCTGGGCAACGCCGGCGCGGGGCGGGTGACCGTGCCCCTCTTCGAGTACGCCGAGGTGTTCGAGAAGAGCGTCGGCGAGTCGTCCGACATCGTCGTGCAGAAGGAGATGTACGTCTTCGAGGACCGCGGCGGGCGCGTGCTGGCGCTGCGGCCCGAGCTCACGGCCGGGATCATGCGCGCGTTCGTCGAGCACGGCATGCACACCAGGCCCCTGCCCGTGAAGCTGTGGGGCACGGGCGCCGCCTTCCGCGCCGAGAACGTGCAGCGGGGGCGGTACCGGCAGTTCCACCAGGTCGACTACGAGGTCGTGGGCAGCGACTCGCCCCTCGCCGACGCCGAGGCCGTGCACCTGATGTACGAGGTCCTCTCGGCGTGCGGGCTCACGCGTCACGTGATGCTGGTCGGCTCGGTGGGCGACCCCGAGGACCGCGCCGCCTACAACGCCTACCTGCGGGAGCGGCTGGAGCCGCACCGCGCCGAGCTGTCGCCGGTGAGCCGCGAGAGGCTGCGCCTGAACCCGATGCGGGTGCTGGACAGCAAGGACGAGGGCGACCAGCGCCTGATCGCCGAGCTGGAGAGGCCCCTCGACCGCCTGGGCGAGGCGTCGCGGGCGCACTTCGAGCAGGTGCGGCGCTACCTCGACGACTGGGGCGTGCCCTACCGGGTGGACAAGGGCCTCGTGCGCGGGCTCGACTACTACCGCCGCACGGCGTGGGAGGCGCACCACGAGGGCATCGGCGCGCAGTCGGCCCTGGGGGGCGGCGGTCGCTACGACGGGCTGCTGAAGCTGCTGGGCGGGCCCGACCTGCCGGCGACGGGCTGGGCTTTCGGCGTCGAGCGCGTGCTCGACGCCCTGGGCGAGGAGGGCGCGACGAGCCCGGGTGAGCGCGCGCCGCACCTGTTCATCGTCCCGCTCGACGACGAGGCCGTGGGCGAGGCCGCCGCCCTCGCCGTGCGGCTCCGCCGGCGCGGTCGCGTCGAGTACGCCTACCAGCGCCGCGCGCCCGGCAAGGGCCTCTCCGAGGCCGACAGGCGGGGCGCCACGCACGCCGCGCTGCGGGGCGAGAGCGAGCGCGCCCAGGGCGTGTGGCAGCTCAAGGACCTGGCCTCCGGCGAGCAGCGGGCCGCGTCGGAGGCGGACCTGTCGGCCCTGCTAGAGTCTCCCGCATGA